A single Paenibacillus kribbensis DNA region contains:
- a CDS encoding F0F1 ATP synthase subunit delta, whose product MSRDTVVAKRYAKALFEVAEQEQTIMETEQELRAFVEAVSGDAEIRKFINSPNITEEVKLQVLANSFEGKLSTSLINTIKLLIQRSRADLFEDLLAGYLEIQEYKLGLAHAKVYSTYALSEQEIATVAEEFGTREHKTIRVENIVDPSLLGGLKVVIGDTLYDGSLAGKLDRLEKSFNRRV is encoded by the coding sequence ATGAGCCGGGATACGGTAGTTGCCAAACGGTACGCGAAGGCTTTGTTTGAAGTGGCAGAGCAGGAGCAGACCATTATGGAGACCGAGCAGGAACTGCGTGCTTTTGTAGAGGCTGTATCGGGGGATGCCGAAATCCGTAAGTTCATTAATTCTCCTAACATTACGGAAGAGGTCAAGCTTCAGGTTCTGGCCAACAGCTTTGAAGGCAAGCTGTCTACCTCGCTGATTAACACGATTAAGCTGTTGATTCAGCGCAGCAGAGCCGATTTGTTTGAAGATCTCCTTGCCGGATACCTTGAGATTCAGGAGTACAAGCTGGGACTGGCCCATGCAAAGGTATATTCCACCTATGCGCTCAGTGAGCAGGAAATAGCAACGGTAGCCGAGGAATTCGGAACCCGTGAACATAAAACAATCCGTGTGGAAAATATAGTAGACCCGAGTCTGCTGGGCGGATTGAAAGTGGTTATCGGCGATACACTGTACGACGGCAGTCTGGCCGGCAAGCTGGATCGTCTTGAGAAATCCTTTAACAGACGAGTATAG
- the atpD gene encoding F0F1 ATP synthase subunit beta — protein MNKGRVVSIQGPVVDVEFERGQLPEILNAIHIGTVLETGVKLNLTLEASKHLGDNRVRCIAMSSTDGLVRGAEAVDLGAPISVPVGEATLGRVFNVLGDPIDNGADISAAEKNPIHRQAPSFDELTTQAEMLETGIKVIDLLAPYAKGGKVGLFGGAGVGKTVTIQELINNIAQEHGGISVFAGVGERTREGNDLYHEMRESGVINKTAMVFGQMNEPPGARLRVALTGLTMAEYFRDQEGRDVLLFIDNIFRFTQAGSEVSALLGRMPSAVGYQPTLATEMGQLQERITSTKKGSVTSIQAIYVPADDYTDPAPATTFAHLDATTNLERKISEMGIYPAVDPLASSSRILSPDVVGEEHYNVAQGVKQILARYNELQDIIAILGMDELSEEDKMLVARARKIQRFLSQPFHVAEAFNGFPGKYVPVKETVRSFKEILEGKYDHLPEAAFLFVGAIEEAVEKAKTL, from the coding sequence ATGAACAAAGGACGCGTAGTGAGCATCCAGGGTCCGGTTGTTGACGTTGAATTTGAACGTGGTCAGCTTCCGGAAATCCTTAATGCTATTCATATTGGGACTGTGCTGGAGACTGGAGTCAAACTGAATCTGACGCTTGAGGCATCAAAGCATCTTGGCGATAATCGTGTACGTTGTATTGCCATGTCTTCCACAGATGGTCTGGTTCGCGGAGCTGAAGCGGTAGACCTTGGGGCACCAATTTCGGTACCTGTTGGTGAGGCTACTCTGGGACGTGTATTTAACGTGCTGGGAGATCCAATTGATAATGGTGCTGATATTAGTGCAGCAGAAAAAAATCCAATTCACCGTCAGGCACCTTCTTTCGACGAATTGACGACTCAGGCAGAAATGCTCGAAACAGGTATTAAAGTTATCGACTTGCTGGCTCCTTATGCCAAAGGCGGTAAAGTTGGATTGTTCGGTGGTGCCGGTGTAGGTAAAACCGTAACGATCCAAGAACTGATTAACAATATCGCTCAAGAGCATGGCGGTATTTCTGTATTTGCGGGTGTAGGTGAACGCACACGTGAAGGAAATGACTTGTACCACGAAATGAGAGAGTCCGGCGTTATCAACAAGACAGCGATGGTGTTTGGACAAATGAACGAGCCGCCGGGTGCGCGTTTGCGTGTTGCCCTTACCGGTCTGACGATGGCGGAGTACTTCCGTGATCAAGAAGGCCGTGACGTGCTGCTCTTTATCGACAATATCTTCCGCTTTACCCAAGCAGGTTCTGAGGTTTCTGCCCTACTGGGACGTATGCCTTCCGCAGTAGGTTACCAGCCTACGCTGGCAACTGAAATGGGTCAATTGCAAGAACGGATTACTTCGACTAAAAAAGGTTCTGTTACTTCCATTCAGGCGATCTATGTGCCTGCGGATGACTACACTGACCCGGCACCTGCTACTACGTTTGCCCACTTGGATGCAACGACGAATCTGGAACGTAAAATTTCCGAAATGGGTATTTACCCGGCGGTTGATCCGCTCGCATCAAGTTCCCGGATCTTGTCTCCAGACGTTGTAGGTGAAGAGCATTACAATGTAGCACAAGGGGTAAAACAAATTTTGGCCCGTTACAACGAGCTTCAGGATATCATTGCCATCCTGGGTATGGACGAGCTGAGTGAAGAAGACAAAATGCTGGTAGCACGTGCACGTAAAATCCAGCGCTTCCTGTCCCAACCTTTCCACGTTGCCGAAGCATTTAACGGCTTCCCGGGTAAATATGTGCCGGTTAAAGAAACGGTACGAAGCTTCAAAGAAATTCTGGAAGGAAAGTATGATCATCTTCCAGAAGCAGCGTTCCTTTTTGTAGGAGCCATCGAAGAAGCAGTAGAAAAAGCCAAAACGCTGTAA
- the atpG gene encoding ATP synthase F1 subunit gamma — translation MAKGMREIKRQIKSVQSTKQITKAMEMVAASKLRKAQEKAESARPYAEKLKEVVSSIASGSNNVKHPMLETRPVKKTAYLIITSDRGLAGGYNANILRQVTQTIAERHRSQDEFVIFIIGRKGRDYFRRREFPIAESVTDLSDTPAFSDIKTIANKAVKGFELKEFDELYLCYNRFVNALTQIPTVDRLLPMATPESATASSSINYEYEPSPEGVLEVLLPRYAETLIYGALLDGKASELGAKMTAMGSATKNATKLIGELSLTYNRARQAAITQEITEIVAGANAQS, via the coding sequence ATGGCAAAAGGTATGCGCGAGATTAAACGTCAGATTAAAAGTGTGCAGAGTACAAAGCAGATTACGAAAGCGATGGAAATGGTCGCTGCATCCAAGCTGAGAAAGGCTCAGGAGAAAGCGGAGTCGGCTCGCCCTTACGCAGAGAAGCTTAAGGAAGTCGTCAGCAGTATTGCTTCTGGATCGAATAACGTCAAGCATCCAATGCTGGAGACGCGTCCGGTCAAGAAGACTGCTTATCTCATCATCACATCTGATCGTGGTCTGGCTGGTGGTTATAACGCCAATATTTTGCGGCAGGTTACGCAGACGATTGCGGAACGTCACCGTTCACAGGATGAATTTGTGATTTTCATCATCGGACGAAAAGGACGGGATTATTTCAGACGTCGTGAGTTCCCTATTGCAGAGTCAGTGACTGACTTGTCGGATACACCTGCTTTTTCAGATATCAAAACGATTGCAAACAAGGCTGTAAAAGGCTTTGAACTTAAAGAATTTGATGAGCTGTATCTATGCTATAACCGCTTTGTCAACGCACTGACTCAAATTCCGACCGTTGACCGTTTGTTGCCAATGGCAACACCGGAATCGGCTACAGCTTCATCCTCGATAAATTACGAGTATGAGCCTTCACCAGAAGGAGTGCTGGAAGTATTGTTGCCGCGTTATGCAGAAACACTTATCTACGGCGCTTTGCTGGATGGTAAAGCTAGTGAGTTGGGAGCGAAGATGACGGCGATGGGTTCTGCTACCAAAAATGCTACCAAGCTGATTGGTGAACTGTCGTTGACCTATAACCGTGCCCGTCAAGCGGCTATTACCCAGGAAATTACGGAAATTGTGGCAGGGGCAAATGCTCAGTCTTAA
- the atpA gene encoding F0F1 ATP synthase subunit alpha, whose protein sequence is MSIKPEEISSLIKSQIEQYKNDIEVVEVGTVVEVGDGIARVYGLEKVMAGELVEFDNGVLGLALNVEESNVGVVILGPFSDIREGGQVKRTGQIMQVPVGDALIGRVVNPLGQPVDGKGPIATTEFRPVESQAPGVMARKSVHEPMQTGIKAIDAMVPIGRGQRELIIGDRQTGKTSIAIDAILNQKGNGMKCIYVAIGQKQSTVAQVVETLRRHGALEYTIVVTASASEPSPLLYIAPYSGCAMGEYFMYKGEHVLVVYDDLTKQASAYRELSLLLRRPPGREAYPGDVFYLHSRLLERAAKLNDELGGGSLTALPFIETQASDVSAYIPTNVISITDGQIFLEADLFYAGQRPAINVGISVSRVGGSAQIKAMKKVAGSLRLDLAQYRELQAFSQFGSDLDKSTKARLDRGARMMEILKQGVHQPLPVEQQVVSLYTAVKGFLDDIPVADVKRFEKDFLSFMVSDHQDVLQSIRDTKDLVADNEAALKAAIEKFKKSFATSV, encoded by the coding sequence TTGAGTATCAAACCTGAGGAAATCAGTTCATTGATTAAAAGTCAGATTGAACAATATAAAAATGATATCGAGGTCGTTGAAGTCGGCACTGTTGTTGAAGTCGGCGACGGTATTGCCCGCGTCTACGGACTGGAAAAAGTCATGGCCGGGGAATTGGTTGAATTCGATAACGGCGTATTGGGCTTGGCGCTCAACGTGGAAGAGAGCAATGTCGGTGTCGTTATTCTTGGACCATTCTCTGACATTCGTGAAGGCGGTCAAGTTAAACGTACAGGCCAAATCATGCAGGTCCCTGTTGGGGACGCACTGATTGGACGCGTTGTTAATCCACTGGGACAACCAGTCGATGGCAAAGGTCCAATTGCTACCACGGAATTCCGTCCGGTGGAAAGTCAGGCTCCAGGTGTTATGGCCCGTAAATCCGTACATGAGCCAATGCAAACAGGAATTAAAGCCATTGACGCTATGGTTCCGATTGGCCGCGGTCAACGTGAGCTGATCATCGGTGACCGTCAAACAGGTAAAACTTCTATTGCAATTGATGCGATTTTGAACCAAAAAGGCAACGGCATGAAATGTATCTATGTTGCTATTGGTCAAAAACAATCCACGGTAGCTCAAGTTGTTGAAACATTGCGTCGTCACGGTGCTTTGGAATATACGATTGTTGTTACGGCATCTGCTTCTGAACCATCACCTTTGCTGTACATTGCCCCTTATTCCGGCTGTGCTATGGGTGAGTACTTTATGTACAAAGGCGAGCATGTCCTTGTCGTATATGATGACTTGACCAAACAAGCGTCTGCATACCGGGAGCTTTCCCTGTTGCTGCGTCGTCCACCGGGTCGTGAGGCTTATCCGGGTGACGTTTTCTATCTGCACTCTCGCTTGCTGGAACGTGCAGCGAAGCTGAATGATGAATTGGGTGGCGGCTCACTTACTGCGCTTCCGTTTATCGAGACACAGGCTTCCGACGTTTCTGCATACATTCCAACCAACGTAATTTCCATCACGGATGGACAAATCTTCCTGGAAGCTGACTTGTTCTATGCAGGTCAACGCCCGGCGATTAACGTAGGTATTTCTGTATCCCGTGTAGGGGGCTCCGCTCAGATTAAAGCGATGAAAAAGGTTGCAGGCTCCTTGCGTCTGGATCTTGCTCAATATCGTGAGCTTCAAGCGTTCTCCCAATTCGGTTCCGATCTGGATAAATCCACTAAAGCCCGTCTTGACCGTGGCGCGCGCATGATGGAAATCCTGAAACAGGGTGTACATCAGCCGTTGCCTGTTGAGCAGCAAGTCGTGAGCTTGTACACTGCTGTTAAAGGCTTCCTTGATGATATTCCGGTAGCGGATGTAAAACGTTTTGAAAAGGACTTCTTGTCTTTCATGGTGTCTGATCATCAGGATGTGCTCCAATCTATCCGTGATACCAAAGACTTGGTGGCTGATAACGAAGCAGCTTTGAAGGCAGCTATCGAGAAATTCAAAAAATCATTTGCCACGTCGGTTTAA
- the atpF gene encoding F0F1 ATP synthase subunit B, whose amino-acid sequence MHLNWTSIVFTVIAFLILYWLLTRYAFGPLFSVMEKRRELVLKQMSEAAQTREQAAAYVEEQKQALQQARKEAYDIIEQSKQTGNKQAEQIIIQAKDEAVRLKDEAVREITSERNKAVAELRSEVGKASVQIASKLIQKEIKEDQVQGELVDQYLKEVGGKA is encoded by the coding sequence TTGCATTTAAATTGGACAAGTATCGTGTTTACTGTCATTGCATTTTTGATCTTGTACTGGTTGCTGACCCGTTATGCATTCGGCCCTCTCTTTTCAGTTATGGAGAAACGGCGTGAGCTTGTTTTGAAGCAAATGAGTGAAGCGGCACAAACGCGTGAACAGGCTGCTGCCTATGTTGAGGAGCAAAAACAGGCTCTCCAGCAAGCGCGCAAGGAAGCCTATGATATTATCGAGCAGTCGAAACAAACTGGCAACAAGCAAGCGGAGCAAATTATTATTCAGGCTAAAGACGAAGCGGTTCGCCTGAAAGACGAAGCTGTTCGTGAAATCACAAGCGAGCGCAATAAGGCGGTTGCCGAGCTGCGCAGCGAAGTGGGTAAAGCTTCGGTACAAATTGCTTCCAAATTGATTCAAAAAGAAATCAAGGAAGACCAAGTCCAGGGAGAGCTTGTCGACCAGTACCTTAAAGAGGTAGGAGGCAAAGCATGA
- a CDS encoding DUF1146 family protein, which produces MNGKQQLAEQLSQSASMTALISMIVSLICIALAWWALQSLKLDLIIRHPKGPQGRLLHLFLAIIVGQLVAGFLLSYISWSQML; this is translated from the coding sequence ATGAACGGGAAGCAGCAGTTGGCTGAACAGCTAAGTCAATCGGCGAGTATGACCGCGTTGATCTCCATGATCGTGTCACTCATCTGTATAGCGCTAGCCTGGTGGGCTTTACAGAGCTTAAAGCTGGATTTGATCATCCGGCACCCCAAAGGACCGCAAGGCAGATTGTTGCACTTGTTTCTTGCTATTATCGTCGGGCAATTGGTTGCTGGTTTCCTGTTGAGTTACATCTCGTGGAGCCAGATGCTCTAG
- a CDS encoding F0F1 ATP synthase subunit epsilon, whose amino-acid sequence MSTYLLEIVTPERLVYAEQVNSISVRGSEGDLGILPGHLPLVTPLKIAPIRIKVGGQTEVIAVNGGFVEVRKDKVVILAESAERSEDIDVERARAARERAELRLQSKQEQIDHHRAEVALQRALNRLNATSIRTK is encoded by the coding sequence GTGAGCACGTATTTATTAGAGATTGTGACGCCGGAGCGCCTGGTCTATGCAGAGCAGGTCAACAGCATCAGTGTTCGCGGCTCGGAAGGCGACCTTGGTATTTTACCCGGACACCTTCCCTTGGTCACTCCCTTGAAGATTGCACCGATACGTATTAAAGTCGGTGGTCAGACTGAGGTGATCGCAGTCAATGGGGGCTTTGTTGAAGTCCGCAAGGATAAAGTGGTCATTTTGGCTGAGAGTGCGGAACGCTCTGAAGATATTGATGTAGAGCGTGCCCGTGCGGCAAGGGAGCGGGCGGAACTGCGGCTCCAGAGCAAGCAGGAACAGATAGACCATCATCGGGCGGAAGTGGCTCTGCAACGGGCGCTTAACCGTTTGAATGCTACAAGCATCAGAACCAAGTAA